A DNA window from Deltaproteobacteria bacterium contains the following coding sequences:
- a CDS encoding PaaI family thioesterase, producing the protein MKDNVRRAIFRKVKEEPFARKLNLDLIELEDGYSVVEMTFTEDLENIFKMAHGGAIFGLIDEAFETAANSHGTIAVALNMNITYMNSPAPGARLRAEAKELNVTPRTASYDIKVTDEKHTLIASCQALVYRKKQGLPFLE; encoded by the coding sequence ATGAAGGATAATGTCAGACGAGCGATTTTTCGCAAGGTGAAGGAGGAGCCCTTTGCCAGAAAGCTGAATCTTGATTTGATCGAACTCGAGGATGGATATTCCGTTGTGGAAATGACCTTTACAGAGGATTTGGAAAACATCTTTAAAATGGCCCACGGCGGCGCCATCTTCGGCCTCATTGACGAAGCCTTTGAGACAGCAGCCAATTCTCATGGTACCATAGCAGTGGCTCTTAATATGAATATCACCTATATGAATTCACCCGCACCAGGGGCAAGACTGCGGGCAGAAGCTAAAGAATTGAACGTAACCCCACGCACAGCCTCATATGACATTAAGGTAACAGATGAAAAACATACACTAATTGCATCCTGCCAGGCCCTTGTCTACAGGAAAAAGCAGGGACTGCCGTTTCTGGAGTAA